One Gossypium raimondii isolate GPD5lz chromosome 3, ASM2569854v1, whole genome shotgun sequence genomic window carries:
- the LOC105795504 gene encoding uncharacterized protein LOC105795504 isoform X2 produces the protein MGTSCRMLEKVDHACLYNHSPKKFQQLHLVGFESIPMIYGLFNYGIGIHLLESESVPTKKEKINPKDNHISFQCSDMKQVIRKLEAMKIEYVTAVVEEGGIQVDQLFFHDPDGYMIEICNCQNLPVLPLTSCPLKLPSSSSSNTAVPSLYGKRSRETPCSAVAAVMMENLLLDLLDISF, from the exons ATGGGAACATCTTGTCGGATGCTCGAAAAAGTTGACCATGCATGCCTGTATAATCACTCACCAAAGAAATTTCAACAATTACATTTGGTGGGATTTGAATCCATACCTATGATCTATGG GTTGTTCAACTACGGGATCGGCATCCATTTGTTAGAATCCGAGAGTGTTCCAacgaagaaagagaaaataaatcccaAAGACAACCATATATCGTTTCAATGCTCCGACATGAAGCAGGTGATTCGAAAACTTGAAGCGATGAAGATCGAGTACGTGACGGCAGTGGTTGAAGAAGGTGGGATTCAAGTGGATCAGTTGTTTTTTCACGATCCCGATGGCTACATGATTGAGATTTGCAACTGTCAAAACCTTCCGGTTCTTCCACTTACCTCTTGCCCTCTCAAGCTGCCCAGTTCTAGTAGCAGCAATACCGCGGTTCCTTCTTTATACG GGAAACGAAGCAGGGAAACACCTTGCTCTGCGGTGGCGGCTGTGATGATGGAAAACTTGCTTTTGGATCTGTTGGACATATCCTTTTGA
- the LOC105795504 gene encoding glyoxylase I 4 isoform X1 yields the protein MGNVGEIEEMQWLPSPDSTTATLPLLSLNHVSFVSKSVSKSVRFYEQVLGFVLIKRPSSFNFEGAWLFNYGIGIHLLESESVPTKKEKINPKDNHISFQCSDMKQVIRKLEAMKIEYVTAVVEEGGIQVDQLFFHDPDGYMIEICNCQNLPVLPLTSCPLKLPSSSSSNTAVPSLYGKRSRETPCSAVAAVMMENLLLDLLDISF from the exons ATGGGAAATGTGGGAGAGATAGAAGAGATGCAATGGTTACCTTCTCCAGATTCAACAACAGCAACACTGCCGTTGTTGTCTTTGAACCATGTTTCTTTTGTCTCCAAATCAGTGAGCAAATCCGTGAGGTTTTACGAGCAAGTTTTGGGATTTGTTCTCATCAAACGCCCTTCTTCTTTCAACTTTGAAGGAGCTTG GTTGTTCAACTACGGGATCGGCATCCATTTGTTAGAATCCGAGAGTGTTCCAacgaagaaagagaaaataaatcccaAAGACAACCATATATCGTTTCAATGCTCCGACATGAAGCAGGTGATTCGAAAACTTGAAGCGATGAAGATCGAGTACGTGACGGCAGTGGTTGAAGAAGGTGGGATTCAAGTGGATCAGTTGTTTTTTCACGATCCCGATGGCTACATGATTGAGATTTGCAACTGTCAAAACCTTCCGGTTCTTCCACTTACCTCTTGCCCTCTCAAGCTGCCCAGTTCTAGTAGCAGCAATACCGCGGTTCCTTCTTTATACG GGAAACGAAGCAGGGAAACACCTTGCTCTGCGGTGGCGGCTGTGATGATGGAAAACTTGCTTTTGGATCTGTTGGACATATCCTTTTGA